A window of Taeniopygia guttata chromosome 14, bTaeGut7.mat, whole genome shotgun sequence contains these coding sequences:
- the CCP110 gene encoding centriolar coiled-coil protein of 110 kDa isoform X4 — protein sequence MKMEDYEIFCRKHLSRIQEEAIKGKTSLTVQNKNISLIQFYGVPVLSPLLSLEKKKEIQQYKEKALELESRKRESRKKALLNRVEEIVKNVQMKKGSRMSDVNTSKTESSCPDLDSKALTYFTALSDVNSACTPERQSSMDLEKTSELRPSGTAGQVTSNVTDVVKAAEENVFSKPSETCFVEDAPCPRAASPDKVCNKLPSHALQKQEGRVGSPSDEDVQDPCVMSLQNLIKKSREYIEKEQSKRTSKSNSKRSTSESNSDKENDGVKTTDSVKERAKLTGRSSTAQMLDKPSLNRSTTLLHGASTHTNSTSMSTLSSFSKVDIPVRVGTPPLVDSDSDEELKKNSMLERDSSIVRSLTGSYAKLPSPEPSMSPKMHRRRPRPLSMGHIIINNPVNAYELSPKGKGRTMDLIMQDIADKNNVSESVPKFMVDFTAVCPGRVPGVSRNSSGPCDGLGVGKPKRHSFGLFESRGAVSAAGEGPGLMDGRGPYKPESCTGMAPPKVSEPFAISQSAVTHKILAVNEMKPATLAENTKCNSSMELNKSYDVENPSPLLMQSKNAQQHLDNTPNVSAANEQFPENFEKVKRRLDLDTDYCQKENSSCVLGVGMEGQEKQWLQEQKYPVGSVYITRNAVLENMAKEDILKSNVLAFEEVKKRLEKQHAQQLSILIAEQEREQEELKKELEEQKRNSKGEKVTTTEIEISKVNINSRMELEWRKKSESGLLESVQSQLETVHNTNSTSIGFAHTTPNTFSSTSETSFYLWGPSGSGVIKTSVCRPSNRIKTRWIQVFSPEIQRKFDKITAVAKGFLTRRLLQTEKLKHLKQTVKDTLEFIKNFQSEVPLKGGSVSAQDASLHERVMAQLRAALYDIHDIFFTMAASERMNILRHDREVRKEKMLRQMDKVKSPRERVKLSTATQKSLDRKKCMKASEMGIPSKKIIIKQKTPQNRILQPNQGQNAPVHRLLCRQGTPKTSLNGVEQNRRKASGSRVLNKAVSGAYAGKTQRKKPNVVII from the exons ATGAAGATGGAGGACTATGAAATATTCTGTAGGAAGCATCTTTCCAGAATCCAAGAAGAGGcaataaaaggaaaaacctCCTTGACTGTTCAGAACAAAAATATCTCCCTCATTCAATTCTATGGAGTTCCTGTGCTTTCCCCTCTG CTTagccttgaaaagaaaaaagaaatacagcagtATAAGGAGAAAGCACTGGAGCTAGAGAGCAGGAAACGGGAGTCCCGGAAAAAAGCTCTATTGAATCGTGTTGAGGAGATTGTCAAAAATGTCCAG ATGAAGAAAGGATCTAGGATGAGTGATGTGAACACATCAAAGACTGAGAGTTCTTGCCCTGATTTGGATTCAAAGGCTTTGACTTACTTCACAGCTCTATCAGATGTCAATTCAGCATGTACTCCTGAAAGGCAGAGTTCCATGGACCTGGAAAAGACATCAGAACTTAGACCATCAGGTACTGCAGGGCAAGTGACATCAAATGTGACAGATGTAGTTAAAGCggcagaagaaaatgttttttcaaaGCCAAGTGAGACTTGCTTCGTGGAAGATGCACCGTGTCCGAGGGCTGCATCTCCTGACAAGGTGTGTAACAAGCTCCCATCTCATGCTCTGCAGAAGCAGGAGGGACGAGTGGGGTCACCATcagatgaggatgtccaagatCCATGTGTCATGAGTCTTCAGAACCTGATAAAGAAGTCTAGGGAGTACATAGAGAAAGAGCAGAGCAAGCGTACCTCAAAAAGCAATTCAAAGAGGAGTACGAGTGAAAGTAATTCAGATAAAGAAAATGATGGTGTTAAAACAACTGACTCTGTGAAAGAGAGGGCAAAGCTTACAGGCAGGAGTAGCACTGCTCAGATGCTTGATAAACCCAGTCTTAATAGATCAACTACCCTTCTCCATGGTGCCTCTACTCATACAAATAGCACAAGTATGTCCACTTTATCCAGTTTTTCTAAAGTGGACATACCTGTGAGAGTCGGAACACCCCCTTTGGTGGATTCTGATTCAGATGAGGAATTGAAAAAGAATTCTATGTTGGAGCGTGACAGTAGCATTGTCAGGAGCCTCACAGGCTCTTATGCCAAATTGCCAAGCCCAGAACCAAGCATGAGCCCTAAAATGCACCGACGGCGCCCAAGACCTTTATCCATGGGACACATCATTATAAACAACCCTGTGAATGCTTACGAGTTAAGTCCTAAAGGCAAGGGTAGAACAATGGATTTAATCATGCAAGATATTGCAGATAAAAACAATGTGTCTGAATCGGTGCCAAAGTTCATGGTGGACTTCACTGCGGTCTGCCCTGGCAGAGTTCCTGGGGTCAGCAGGAATTCTTCAGGCCCTTGTGATGGCTTGGGGGTTGGCAAACCAAAGCGCCATTCCTTCGGGCTCTTTGAGAGCAGAGGAGCAGTGTCGGCTGCGGGGGAAGGACCGGGGCTGATGGACGGCAGAGGGCCATATAAACCAGAGAGCTGTACTGGTATGGCACCTCCAAAAGTGAGTGAGCCCTTTGCCATCAGTCAGTCTGCAGTGACACACAAGATCCTGGCTGTGAATGAAATGAAACCAGCTACTTTGGCAGAAAACACTAAATGTAATTCTTCAATGGAACTCAATAAATCTTATGACGTGGAAAATCCATCCCCACTACTAATGCAGAGCAAGAATGCGCAACAGCACCTGGATAATACTCCAAATGTTTCCGCAGCAAATGAGCAGTTCccagaaaattttgaaaaggTAAAACGTAGACTTGATTTGGACACTGACTACtgccaaaaagaaaacagttccTGTGTTCTTGGAGTTGGAATGGAAGGACAAGAGAAGCAGTGGTTGCAAGAACAGAAATATCCTGTGGGATCAGTTTACATTACCAGGAATGCAGTCCTTGAAAATATGgcaaaag aagatattttaaaatctaatgtGCTGGCCTTTGAAGAAGTGAAAAAGAGACTTGAAAAACAGCATGCACAACAATTGTCGATTCTGATAGCTGAACAAGAGAGAGAACAGGAGGAATTGAAAAAG GAACTGGAAGAGCAGAAGAGAAATTCAAAAGGAGAGAAGGTTACTACAACGGAAATAGAAATTTCCAAAGTGAATATTAACAGCAGGATGGAGTtggaatggaggaaaaaaagtgaaagtgGCTTGCTGGAAAGTGTGCAGTCTCAGCTGGAGACAGTCCATAACACAAACTCCACCAGCATTG GTTTTGCTCATACAACACCCAACACCTTTTCTTCAACAAGTGAAACTTCATTCTATCTCTGGGGACCATCAGGTAGTGGAGTTATAAAGACCTCAGTATGCAGGCCAAGCAATAGGATCAAAACTAGGTGGATTCAG gttttcagTCCAGAGATACAAAGAAAGTTTGACAAGATCACAGCAGTGGCAAAGGGATTTCTCACTCGTAGACTCCTACagacagaaaaactgaaacatCTTAAGCAAACTGTAAAA GATACTCTGGAGTTCATAAAAAATTTTCAGTCTGAAGTCCCACTGAAAGGAGGAAGTGTGTCAGCACAAGATGCATCCCTTCATGAAAGAGTAATGGCTCAG CTGCGAGCTGCTCTGTATGACATCCATGACATCTTTTTCACAATGGCTGCATCGGAGAGAATGAATATTCTGCGTCATGATCGTGAAGTTCGTAAAGAGAAGATGCTCAGGCAAATG gataaaGTAAAGAGCCCAAGAGAGCGAGTGAAACTTTCAACAGCTACACAGAAATCTCTGGACAGGAAAAAGTGCATGAA GGCTTCAGAAATGGGAATACcaagtaaaaaaataatcataaaacaaaaaactcctCAAAATCG caTACTTCAACCAAACCAAGGACAGAATGCTCCAGTTCATAGACTGCTTTGCAGACAAGG AACCCCTAAGACCTCATTGAATGGGGTTGAGCAAAATAGAAGGAAGGCCTCAGGGAGCAGAGTGCTTAACAAGGCTGTTTCAG
- the CCP110 gene encoding centriolar coiled-coil protein of 110 kDa isoform X5, with product MKMEDYEIFCRKHLSRIQEEAIKGKTSLTVQNKNISLIQFYGVPVLSPLLSLEKKKEIQQYKEKALELESRKRESRKKALLNRVEEIVKNVQMKKGSRMSDVNTSKTESSCPDLDSKALTYFTALSDVNSACTPERQSSMDLEKTSELRPSGTAGQVTSNVTDVVKAAEENVFSKPSETCFVEDAPCPRAASPDKVCNKLPSHALQKQEGRVGSPSDEDVQDPCVMSLQNLIKKSREYIEKEQSKRTSKSNSKRSTSESNSDKENDGVKTTDSVKERAKLTGRSSTAQMLDKPSLNRSTTLLHGASTHTNSTSMSTLSSFSKVDIPVRVGTPPLVDSDSDEELKKNSMLERDSSIVRSLTGSYAKLPSPEPSMSPKMHRRRPRPLSMGHIIINNPVNAYELSPKGKGRTMDLIMQDIADKNNVSESVPKFMVDFTAVCPGRVPGVSRNSSGPCDGLGVGKPKRHSFGLFESRGAVSAAGEGPGLMDGRGPYKPESCTGMAPPKVSEPFAISQSAVTHKILAVNEMKPATLAENTKCNSSMELNKSYDVENPSPLLMQSKNAQQHLDNTPNVSAANEQFPENFEKVKRRLDLDTDYCQKENSSCVLGVGMEGQEKQWLQEQKYPVGSVYITRNAVLENMAKEDILKSNVLAFEEVKKRLEKQHAQQLSILIAEQEREQEELKKELEEQKRNSKGEKVTTTEIEISKVNINSRMELEWRKKSESGLLESVQSQLETVHNTNSTSIGFAHTTPNTFSSTSETSFYLWGPSGSGVIKTSVCRPSNRIKTRWIQVFSPEIQRKFDKITAVAKGFLTRRLLQTEKLKHLKQTVKDTLEFIKNFQSEVPLKGGSVSAQDASLHERVMAQLRAALYDIHDIFFTMAASERMNILRHDREVRKEKMLRQMDKVKSPRERVKLSTATQKSLDRKKCMKASEMGIPSKKIIIKQKTPQNRILQPNQGQNAPVHRLLCRQGSICRKNPKKEAKCCDNLRRQHSLG from the exons ATGAAGATGGAGGACTATGAAATATTCTGTAGGAAGCATCTTTCCAGAATCCAAGAAGAGGcaataaaaggaaaaacctCCTTGACTGTTCAGAACAAAAATATCTCCCTCATTCAATTCTATGGAGTTCCTGTGCTTTCCCCTCTG CTTagccttgaaaagaaaaaagaaatacagcagtATAAGGAGAAAGCACTGGAGCTAGAGAGCAGGAAACGGGAGTCCCGGAAAAAAGCTCTATTGAATCGTGTTGAGGAGATTGTCAAAAATGTCCAG ATGAAGAAAGGATCTAGGATGAGTGATGTGAACACATCAAAGACTGAGAGTTCTTGCCCTGATTTGGATTCAAAGGCTTTGACTTACTTCACAGCTCTATCAGATGTCAATTCAGCATGTACTCCTGAAAGGCAGAGTTCCATGGACCTGGAAAAGACATCAGAACTTAGACCATCAGGTACTGCAGGGCAAGTGACATCAAATGTGACAGATGTAGTTAAAGCggcagaagaaaatgttttttcaaaGCCAAGTGAGACTTGCTTCGTGGAAGATGCACCGTGTCCGAGGGCTGCATCTCCTGACAAGGTGTGTAACAAGCTCCCATCTCATGCTCTGCAGAAGCAGGAGGGACGAGTGGGGTCACCATcagatgaggatgtccaagatCCATGTGTCATGAGTCTTCAGAACCTGATAAAGAAGTCTAGGGAGTACATAGAGAAAGAGCAGAGCAAGCGTACCTCAAAAAGCAATTCAAAGAGGAGTACGAGTGAAAGTAATTCAGATAAAGAAAATGATGGTGTTAAAACAACTGACTCTGTGAAAGAGAGGGCAAAGCTTACAGGCAGGAGTAGCACTGCTCAGATGCTTGATAAACCCAGTCTTAATAGATCAACTACCCTTCTCCATGGTGCCTCTACTCATACAAATAGCACAAGTATGTCCACTTTATCCAGTTTTTCTAAAGTGGACATACCTGTGAGAGTCGGAACACCCCCTTTGGTGGATTCTGATTCAGATGAGGAATTGAAAAAGAATTCTATGTTGGAGCGTGACAGTAGCATTGTCAGGAGCCTCACAGGCTCTTATGCCAAATTGCCAAGCCCAGAACCAAGCATGAGCCCTAAAATGCACCGACGGCGCCCAAGACCTTTATCCATGGGACACATCATTATAAACAACCCTGTGAATGCTTACGAGTTAAGTCCTAAAGGCAAGGGTAGAACAATGGATTTAATCATGCAAGATATTGCAGATAAAAACAATGTGTCTGAATCGGTGCCAAAGTTCATGGTGGACTTCACTGCGGTCTGCCCTGGCAGAGTTCCTGGGGTCAGCAGGAATTCTTCAGGCCCTTGTGATGGCTTGGGGGTTGGCAAACCAAAGCGCCATTCCTTCGGGCTCTTTGAGAGCAGAGGAGCAGTGTCGGCTGCGGGGGAAGGACCGGGGCTGATGGACGGCAGAGGGCCATATAAACCAGAGAGCTGTACTGGTATGGCACCTCCAAAAGTGAGTGAGCCCTTTGCCATCAGTCAGTCTGCAGTGACACACAAGATCCTGGCTGTGAATGAAATGAAACCAGCTACTTTGGCAGAAAACACTAAATGTAATTCTTCAATGGAACTCAATAAATCTTATGACGTGGAAAATCCATCCCCACTACTAATGCAGAGCAAGAATGCGCAACAGCACCTGGATAATACTCCAAATGTTTCCGCAGCAAATGAGCAGTTCccagaaaattttgaaaaggTAAAACGTAGACTTGATTTGGACACTGACTACtgccaaaaagaaaacagttccTGTGTTCTTGGAGTTGGAATGGAAGGACAAGAGAAGCAGTGGTTGCAAGAACAGAAATATCCTGTGGGATCAGTTTACATTACCAGGAATGCAGTCCTTGAAAATATGgcaaaag aagatattttaaaatctaatgtGCTGGCCTTTGAAGAAGTGAAAAAGAGACTTGAAAAACAGCATGCACAACAATTGTCGATTCTGATAGCTGAACAAGAGAGAGAACAGGAGGAATTGAAAAAG GAACTGGAAGAGCAGAAGAGAAATTCAAAAGGAGAGAAGGTTACTACAACGGAAATAGAAATTTCCAAAGTGAATATTAACAGCAGGATGGAGTtggaatggaggaaaaaaagtgaaagtgGCTTGCTGGAAAGTGTGCAGTCTCAGCTGGAGACAGTCCATAACACAAACTCCACCAGCATTG GTTTTGCTCATACAACACCCAACACCTTTTCTTCAACAAGTGAAACTTCATTCTATCTCTGGGGACCATCAGGTAGTGGAGTTATAAAGACCTCAGTATGCAGGCCAAGCAATAGGATCAAAACTAGGTGGATTCAG gttttcagTCCAGAGATACAAAGAAAGTTTGACAAGATCACAGCAGTGGCAAAGGGATTTCTCACTCGTAGACTCCTACagacagaaaaactgaaacatCTTAAGCAAACTGTAAAA GATACTCTGGAGTTCATAAAAAATTTTCAGTCTGAAGTCCCACTGAAAGGAGGAAGTGTGTCAGCACAAGATGCATCCCTTCATGAAAGAGTAATGGCTCAG CTGCGAGCTGCTCTGTATGACATCCATGACATCTTTTTCACAATGGCTGCATCGGAGAGAATGAATATTCTGCGTCATGATCGTGAAGTTCGTAAAGAGAAGATGCTCAGGCAAATG gataaaGTAAAGAGCCCAAGAGAGCGAGTGAAACTTTCAACAGCTACACAGAAATCTCTGGACAGGAAAAAGTGCATGAA GGCTTCAGAAATGGGAATACcaagtaaaaaaataatcataaaacaaaaaactcctCAAAATCG caTACTTCAACCAAACCAAGGACAGAATGCTCCAGTTCATAGACTGCTTTGCAGACAAGG